The Halomonas sp. KG2 genome contains a region encoding:
- the trxB gene encoding thioredoxin-disulfide reductase: protein METRHERLIILGSGPAGYTAAVYAARANLKPLLITGLQAGGQLTTTTDVDNWPGDAQGVQGPELMERMKQHAERFNTEVLFDHINEVSLGEKPYTLKGDSGIYTCDALIIATGASARYLGLPTEQQFMGQGVSACATCDGFFYRNQEVIVVGGGNTAVEEALYLSNIASKVTLVHRRDTLRAEKILQDKLFEKVEAGKIALEWFYEVDEVLGDNSGVTGVRVKSTKDGSTKEIHAPGLFIAIGHSPNTGIFEGQLAMNGGYIKVTSGLEGNATATSVPGVFACGDVMDHIYRQAITSAGSGCMAALDAERYLDGIA from the coding sequence ATGGAAACGCGTCATGAACGTTTAATTATTCTTGGTTCCGGCCCTGCAGGGTATACGGCAGCGGTGTACGCCGCCCGTGCTAACTTAAAACCGCTGCTGATTACCGGCTTGCAGGCAGGTGGCCAATTGACCACCACAACTGATGTCGATAACTGGCCCGGCGACGCACAAGGTGTTCAGGGGCCAGAGTTGATGGAGCGCATGAAGCAGCACGCTGAGCGTTTTAATACGGAAGTGTTGTTCGACCATATCAATGAGGTCAGCTTAGGTGAGAAGCCGTATACCTTAAAAGGGGACAGCGGAATTTACACCTGTGATGCGCTGATTATTGCCACCGGTGCTAGCGCACGCTATCTCGGCTTGCCAACCGAGCAGCAATTTATGGGGCAAGGGGTATCTGCGTGCGCTACCTGCGATGGCTTCTTTTATCGCAATCAAGAAGTGATCGTGGTGGGGGGCGGCAACACCGCTGTTGAGGAAGCGCTGTACCTCTCAAACATCGCCTCTAAGGTTACGTTGGTGCATCGTCGCGACACGCTGCGCGCCGAGAAAATCCTCCAGGACAAGCTGTTCGAGAAAGTCGAAGCAGGCAAAATTGCCCTTGAGTGGTTCTATGAAGTGGACGAGGTGCTGGGCGATAACTCCGGTGTAACTGGCGTGCGTGTTAAGTCGACTAAAGATGGTTCTACCAAAGAGATTCACGCGCCTGGCTTGTTCATCGCTATCGGTCATAGCCCTAATACGGGGATTTTTGAGGGCCAGTTGGCAATGAATGGCGGCTACATCAAGGTGACATCGGGCCTTGAAGGCAATGCTACCGCTACCAGCGTGCCAGGCGTCTTTGCCTGTGGTGATGTGATGGATCATATTTATCGTCAGGCGATTACTTCTGCAGGCAGTGGTTGCATGGCCGCGCTAGATGCTGAACGCTATCTGGATGGCATCGCCTGA
- a CDS encoding GspH/FimT family pseudopilin, whose amino-acid sequence MPANNNGVPHTRIQGFTLIELIIALLLISALAAWGVPNFQALGRSTAVTADINRLQSAFSLARNTAITQRKTATVCPTNQQRNTCTSDWSNALLVIKGDAINQITSSDVVRVFPKEQATTVTYNRNRRRVSYNTLGHANGFNGRFYICAASAPGKVLVLSRLGRLRIDETPADC is encoded by the coding sequence ATGCCAGCTAACAATAACGGCGTTCCACACACGCGTATCCAAGGCTTTACCCTGATCGAACTTATTATTGCTCTTCTGCTTATTTCAGCCTTAGCCGCCTGGGGAGTGCCAAATTTTCAAGCACTTGGCCGAAGCACTGCCGTTACCGCCGATATTAACAGATTGCAGTCTGCCTTTTCGCTGGCTCGTAACACAGCGATTACGCAGCGTAAAACGGCCACGGTTTGCCCAACCAATCAGCAAAGAAACACCTGCACCAGTGACTGGAGTAACGCGCTACTGGTCATCAAGGGGGACGCGATAAATCAAATAACCAGCAGCGATGTCGTTCGTGTCTTTCCTAAGGAGCAGGCAACTACCGTCACTTATAATCGTAACAGGCGGCGTGTGAGCTATAACACGCTTGGCCACGCAAACGGCTTCAACGGGCGTTTTTATATATGTGCGGCAAGCGCTCCAGGAAAAGTGCTCGTGCTCAGCCGACTGGGTCGCCTGCGCATCGATGAAACGCCCGCCGATTGTTGA
- the pgeF gene encoding peptidoglycan editing factor PgeF, with protein sequence MSDAIDLKPTLLLPDWPAPANVRAFVTTRETGPSQDDFAAFNPASHVGDNADHVALCRRLLHKEIGDDRPLLWLNQTHGARVQQAYQDDTPEADASVANSNDYACVVLTADCLPVMFCNRQGTQVAVAHAGWRGLAGGVLEATVAAMNCDSDDILVWLGPAISNAQFEVGPEVYGAFVAVHPETAEAFDHSPYRLGHYMADLYRLARFRLEALGIHHISGGHFCTACESRFYSYRRDNGNTGRMASVIWIN encoded by the coding sequence ATGAGCGATGCGATTGATCTAAAGCCCACGCTGCTGTTACCTGATTGGCCAGCTCCCGCAAATGTGCGGGCGTTTGTGACCACTCGGGAAACAGGGCCGAGCCAGGATGATTTTGCCGCTTTCAATCCAGCGAGCCACGTCGGCGATAATGCTGATCATGTCGCGCTATGTCGGCGTTTGTTGCACAAAGAAATCGGCGATGATCGACCGCTGCTGTGGCTTAACCAAACCCACGGCGCACGCGTTCAGCAGGCGTATCAAGACGATACACCGGAAGCAGACGCCTCGGTTGCCAACAGCAACGACTATGCCTGTGTGGTGCTAACCGCAGACTGCTTGCCGGTGATGTTCTGCAATCGCCAAGGGACACAGGTAGCCGTTGCCCATGCTGGCTGGCGCGGGCTGGCGGGTGGCGTGTTGGAAGCGACCGTCGCCGCGATGAACTGCGATTCTGACGACATTTTGGTGTGGTTAGGCCCGGCTATTTCGAATGCCCAGTTTGAAGTAGGGCCCGAAGTCTATGGTGCCTTTGTTGCGGTACACCCGGAGACCGCCGAAGCGTTTGATCACAGCCCTTATCGTCTTGGTCACTATATGGCGGATCTTTATCGCTTGGCGCGCTTTCGTTTAGAAGCGCTGGGGATCCATCACATCAGTGGCGGCCACTTCTGCACTGCCTGCGAGTCGCGTTTTTACTCCTACCGCCGAGACAATGGCAACACTGGACGCATGGCAAGTGTGATCTGGATCAATTAA
- a CDS encoding NAD+ synthase → MQDLTLVMAQLDPLVGDIPGNAARAIEAVREARIEHGADIVVFPELFLSGYPPEDLLLRPSMEARLREARAKMAEKIARDVLVIIGYPGVREGKRYNLAGVLYNGQWEAEYAKQALPNYQVFDEQRYFTPGTKPLVYEHKGAKLGLLICEDLWEGTPVNAAREAGAEVLISLNASPYHQDKPSERLRLLEQRAQDVNRPIVYVNTIGGQDELVFDGGSSCVDAQGELKVLAPSWQAGLMPVQLLQTSADTWEPQVGEIEPEVEPEESLYCALVTGLRDYVNKSGFQGVVLGLSGGIDSALSLAIAVDALGPQRVQAVMMPYHYTADISKQDAAEQADMLGVHYDVMPIEPMVEAFMGTLAESFAGTERDTTEENLQSRCRGVLLMAISNKKGLMVLTTGNKSEMAVGYATLYGDMVGGYNAIKDVYKTWVYRLARWRNTQSPAIPERVIERPPSAELAPDQQDSDSLPDYDVLDAILVSYIEGDMSAEAIIAAGFDEEDVYKVVKLVDRCEYKRRQAPVGVRVTPRGFGRDRRYPIVNGWQPGD, encoded by the coding sequence ATGCAAGACTTAACGCTGGTAATGGCCCAACTCGACCCTTTAGTGGGAGATATTCCCGGCAATGCTGCACGCGCCATTGAAGCGGTGCGCGAAGCAAGGATCGAGCATGGGGCGGATATTGTTGTCTTCCCAGAGCTTTTCTTGTCTGGTTATCCACCAGAAGATCTGCTACTTCGCCCATCGATGGAAGCTCGCTTGCGTGAAGCGCGGGCGAAGATGGCAGAAAAAATCGCCCGCGATGTGCTGGTGATTATTGGCTATCCGGGCGTTCGTGAAGGGAAGCGGTATAACCTGGCGGGTGTGCTGTATAACGGCCAATGGGAAGCGGAGTATGCCAAGCAGGCACTGCCGAACTATCAGGTGTTTGATGAGCAGCGCTACTTTACGCCGGGCACCAAACCGCTGGTTTACGAACACAAAGGCGCCAAGCTAGGGCTGCTGATTTGTGAAGACCTTTGGGAAGGCACTCCGGTCAATGCTGCCCGTGAAGCGGGCGCAGAAGTGCTGATCAGCTTAAACGCCTCGCCCTATCATCAGGATAAGCCCAGCGAGCGCTTGCGCCTGTTAGAGCAGCGTGCCCAGGATGTAAATCGCCCGATTGTGTATGTGAACACGATCGGTGGGCAGGACGAGCTGGTTTTCGACGGTGGCTCTAGCTGTGTAGACGCCCAAGGCGAACTCAAAGTGCTGGCGCCTTCTTGGCAAGCAGGCTTAATGCCCGTTCAACTGCTGCAAACGAGCGCTGATACGTGGGAACCCCAAGTAGGTGAAATTGAGCCAGAGGTTGAGCCTGAAGAGAGCCTTTACTGTGCCTTGGTGACAGGACTGCGCGACTACGTCAACAAAAGTGGTTTTCAAGGCGTTGTTCTGGGGCTTTCCGGTGGTATCGATTCTGCTCTTTCCTTAGCGATTGCCGTCGATGCGTTGGGCCCTCAGCGTGTGCAAGCAGTGATGATGCCTTATCACTATACGGCGGATATCTCGAAACAGGACGCTGCCGAACAGGCTGACATGCTGGGCGTTCATTATGACGTAATGCCTATCGAGCCGATGGTCGAAGCGTTTATGGGCACGTTGGCAGAAAGTTTCGCGGGCACCGAGCGGGATACTACGGAAGAGAACCTGCAGTCGCGCTGTCGCGGCGTTCTGCTGATGGCGATCTCCAATAAGAAAGGCCTGATGGTGCTTACGACCGGCAATAAAAGCGAAATGGCCGTGGGTTACGCCACGCTTTATGGCGACATGGTGGGTGGCTATAACGCCATCAAAGACGTCTATAAAACCTGGGTGTATCGCTTAGCCCGCTGGCGCAATACCCAATCGCCCGCTATTCCAGAGCGAGTGATTGAGCGTCCGCCCAGTGCGGAGCTGGCGCCCGACCAGCAAGATAGTGACTCATTGCCTGATTACGATGTGCTAGACGCCATTCTGGTGAGCTACATTGAAGGCGATATGAGTGCTGAGGCAATTATCGCCGCTGGGTTTGATGAGGAAGATGTTTATAAAGTAGTGAAGCTTGTTGATCGCTGCGAATATAAGCGCCGCCAAGCCCCGGTCGGAGTGCGGGTGACGCCCCGAGGGTTTGGGCGCGACCGGCGCTACCCGATTGTTAATGGTTGGCAGCCTGGCGATTAA
- the acnA gene encoding aconitate hydratase AcnA, translating to MGKIPDTLTTLEVGNQQYHYYSLPKAADALGNIDRLPKTLKILLENQLRFGDDESVDQEDIQALVDWQKEGKSSREIGYRPARVLMQDFTGVPGVVDLASMRAAVERLGEDPARINPLSPVDLVIDHSVMVDKFGNAAAFQENVDIEMQRNRERYEFLRWGQQAFDNFSVVPPGTGICHQVNLEYLGRAVWTKEQDGQTFAYPDTLVGTDSHTTMINGLGVLGWGVGGIEAEAAMLGQPVSMLIPEVVGFKLSGKLREGITATDLVLTVTEMLRKKGVVGKFVEFYGDGLKDLPLADRATIANMAPEYGATCGFFPVDDETLNYMRLTGREDGQIALVEAYSKAQGLWREPGDEPIFTDSLSLNMDEVEASLAGPKRPQDRVALKDMAAAFDKFMQEDTSADTTAKGKLSSEGGQTAVGAERSFKHDTSQAVKLNDKDFSLDPGAVVIAAITSCTNTSNPSVMMAAGLLARNARQKGLATKPWVKTSLAPGSKVVTDYLAAANLSDDLNALGFNLVGYGCTTCIGNSGPLPDEIEKAINSGDLAVASVLSGNRNFEGRVHPLVKTNWLASPPLVVAYALAGNVQCNLTSDPLGQDDEGNPVYLKDIWPSQADIATAVEQVNTEMFRKEYGAVFEGDDTWKAINVPESKVYQWPESTYIQHPPFFEGMEREPDAIEDVENARVLALLGDSVTTDHISPAGSIKPDSPAGRYLQEHGVKPVDFNSYGSRRGNHEVMMRGTFANVRIKNEMLDGVVGGETRHVPSGEQMAIYDAAMKYKEEGTPLVVIAGKEYGTGSSRDWAAKGTRLLGVRAVIAESYERIHRSNLIGMGVVPLQFPEGESRATLGLTGDEEISIAGLSDLSPGGSVKIVIKNDDGERTVDAKCRIDTVNELAYYRHGGILHYVLRKMIGAA from the coding sequence ATGGGCAAGATACCCGATACGCTCACCACGCTAGAAGTAGGCAACCAGCAGTATCATTACTATAGCCTGCCAAAAGCCGCCGACGCGCTCGGCAACATTGACCGGCTACCCAAAACGCTCAAAATTCTGCTCGAAAACCAACTGCGCTTTGGCGATGACGAAAGTGTTGATCAAGAGGACATTCAGGCGCTAGTGGACTGGCAAAAAGAGGGCAAATCAAGCCGTGAAATAGGCTACCGCCCCGCCCGTGTGCTCATGCAAGATTTCACCGGCGTGCCCGGGGTTGTAGATCTTGCCTCTATGCGCGCTGCCGTTGAGAGGCTCGGCGAAGATCCCGCCCGTATTAACCCGCTTTCTCCTGTTGATCTGGTTATTGACCACTCGGTGATGGTCGACAAATTCGGCAATGCTGCCGCGTTTCAAGAAAACGTCGATATCGAAATGCAGCGCAACCGTGAGCGCTACGAGTTTCTGCGTTGGGGCCAGCAAGCGTTCGATAACTTTAGCGTTGTACCCCCCGGCACCGGCATTTGCCACCAGGTTAACTTAGAGTACCTGGGGCGCGCAGTGTGGACAAAAGAGCAAGATGGCCAGACGTTTGCCTACCCCGACACCTTAGTCGGTACCGACTCCCACACTACTATGATCAACGGCCTGGGCGTACTTGGCTGGGGCGTCGGCGGTATCGAAGCCGAAGCCGCCATGCTTGGCCAGCCGGTCTCGATGCTGATTCCGGAAGTCGTTGGCTTCAAGCTTAGCGGCAAGCTACGCGAAGGCATTACCGCCACCGATTTAGTACTTACTGTTACTGAAATGCTGCGTAAAAAAGGCGTGGTAGGTAAGTTTGTTGAATTCTACGGTGACGGCCTTAAAGACTTGCCGTTGGCTGACCGTGCCACTATTGCCAATATGGCACCGGAATATGGCGCGACCTGTGGCTTTTTCCCAGTCGACGACGAAACGCTCAACTACATGCGTCTTACCGGCCGTGAAGATGGCCAAATTGCGTTGGTAGAGGCCTATAGCAAGGCACAGGGGTTATGGCGCGAACCGGGCGATGAACCGATCTTTACCGACTCTCTCAGCCTCAATATGGACGAGGTAGAAGCGAGTCTTGCCGGCCCGAAACGCCCCCAAGACCGCGTGGCGCTAAAAGACATGGCCGCCGCCTTTGACAAGTTCATGCAAGAGGACACTAGCGCAGACACAACCGCAAAAGGAAAGCTCTCCTCGGAAGGCGGCCAAACAGCGGTGGGGGCTGAGCGTAGCTTTAAACATGACACCAGCCAAGCCGTTAAACTTAACGACAAGGATTTCAGCCTCGATCCAGGTGCCGTGGTAATTGCCGCTATCACCTCATGTACCAACACCTCCAACCCCAGCGTCATGATGGCCGCCGGACTGCTGGCACGTAATGCACGCCAAAAGGGACTCGCCACGAAACCTTGGGTTAAAACCTCGCTTGCTCCCGGTTCAAAAGTGGTGACCGATTACTTAGCAGCCGCGAACTTAAGCGATGACCTGAATGCACTAGGCTTTAACTTGGTGGGTTATGGCTGCACGACGTGTATCGGTAACTCCGGCCCGCTGCCCGATGAGATCGAAAAAGCGATCAACAGCGGCGACCTTGCCGTGGCATCGGTGCTTTCAGGCAACCGCAACTTTGAAGGCCGCGTTCATCCGCTAGTCAAAACAAACTGGCTCGCCTCCCCGCCCTTGGTGGTCGCCTATGCGTTAGCCGGTAACGTGCAGTGCAACTTAACGTCCGATCCACTTGGCCAGGACGATGAAGGCAACCCGGTTTATCTCAAAGACATCTGGCCTTCTCAAGCAGATATCGCCACTGCCGTTGAACAGGTCAACACTGAGATGTTCCGCAAAGAGTATGGTGCGGTATTTGAAGGCGACGATACCTGGAAAGCCATCAACGTTCCTGAAAGCAAAGTTTACCAGTGGCCTGAATCGACCTACATTCAGCACCCACCGTTTTTCGAAGGCATGGAGCGTGAGCCGGACGCCATTGAAGATGTTGAAAACGCTCGTGTGTTAGCCCTGCTAGGCGACTCGGTGACGACCGACCATATCTCCCCAGCGGGCTCTATCAAGCCCGACAGCCCTGCGGGTCGTTACCTGCAAGAGCACGGCGTTAAGCCCGTCGACTTCAACTCCTACGGCTCACGTCGAGGTAACCATGAAGTGATGATGCGCGGCACCTTTGCCAACGTGCGCATTAAAAATGAAATGCTGGATGGGGTTGTTGGGGGTGAGACCCGCCACGTTCCCAGCGGCGAGCAAATGGCGATTTACGATGCCGCCATGAAATATAAGGAGGAAGGCACTCCCCTAGTGGTGATTGCTGGTAAAGAGTATGGCACCGGCTCTTCACGGGACTGGGCCGCAAAAGGCACCCGCTTATTAGGTGTGCGCGCGGTTATTGCCGAGTCCTATGAACGTATACACCGCTCAAACCTAATTGGCATGGGCGTGGTACCGCTGCAGTTCCCTGAAGGCGAAAGCCGTGCAACGCTGGGTTTGACTGGCGATGAAGAGATATCAATTGCTGGCTTAAGCGATTTAAGCCCAGGCGGCAGCGTGAAAATTGTCATCAAAAATGACGATGGCGAGCGCACCGTTGATGCCAAGTGCCGAATTGATACCGTCAATGAGCTGGCTTACTACCGCCACGGTGGTATCCTTCACTACGTGTTGCGCAAAATGATCGGCGCAGCCTAG
- a CDS encoding outer membrane protein assembly factor BamD, with the protein MRAFSAANRFGVLALSLALLAGCASNDTTPEEEDEFSGVQERELYELARTALDSNRFPIAIERLEALDTRYPFGPHAEQAQLELIYAYYENSNWEEARAAASRFIRLHPDHPQVDYAYYLRGLSAWQAGRFSLERLRLIDISKRDLGASRDAYNDFRELIQRFPQSEYAPDAQQRIVYLRELLARHELHVADYYLRRGAFLAAVERGRWVIENYPESNATRDALATMVEGYQGLGMDDRANEVLTVLRENAPNHEQLSNGRFKPKHL; encoded by the coding sequence ATGCGCGCTTTTTCCGCTGCCAACCGCTTTGGCGTTCTAGCCTTAAGCCTTGCCCTTTTGGCAGGCTGTGCCAGTAACGACACCACACCTGAAGAAGAGGATGAATTCTCAGGTGTGCAAGAACGCGAGCTCTATGAACTTGCCCGCACAGCGCTGGATAGCAACCGTTTCCCAATTGCCATTGAGCGACTGGAAGCGCTTGATACCCGCTACCCATTTGGCCCCCATGCCGAACAAGCTCAGCTTGAGCTAATTTACGCTTACTACGAAAACAGCAACTGGGAAGAGGCACGCGCCGCTGCCAGCCGCTTTATTCGCTTGCACCCAGATCACCCTCAAGTGGATTACGCCTACTACCTGCGCGGCCTTTCCGCTTGGCAGGCAGGGCGATTTAGCCTTGAACGCTTGCGCCTGATTGATATTTCTAAGCGTGACTTGGGTGCTTCACGGGATGCTTACAACGACTTCCGCGAATTAATTCAGCGCTTCCCTCAAAGCGAATATGCCCCGGATGCCCAGCAACGCATTGTGTATCTACGTGAGTTGCTGGCACGTCATGAACTGCACGTTGCCGATTACTACTTGCGTCGCGGTGCCTTCCTGGCCGCCGTTGAACGAGGTCGCTGGGTGATTGAAAACTATCCGGAGTCCAACGCAACGCGTGACGCGCTGGCAACCATGGTAGAAGGCTATCAAGGACTTGGCATGGACGATCGCGCCAACGAAGTGCTTACCGTGCTGCGCGAAAATGCGCCAAACCATGAGCAGCTTAGCAATGGTCGTTTCAAGCCTAAGCACTTATGA
- the rluD gene encoding 23S rRNA pseudouridine(1911/1915/1917) synthase RluD, with product MSRIVEATQRVPATLAGARLDQAAAELFSDYSRERLKAWINAGELTVDGAKVKPKAKLHGHETLALKATIEDDTRFEPQDIPLDIVYEDDAVIVINKAAGMVVHPAAGNPDGTLLNALLHHHPALAEVPRAGIVHRLDKDTTGLMMVAKTLPAQTTLVEQLQARSVSRQYDAVVIGKPVSGSTIDAPIGRHPKDRKRQAVTASGKPAVTHFRVVERFRAHTHVRCQLETGRTHQIRVHMAHARYPLIGDPLYSGRAKLPPGAAAPLKEILREFPRQALHARKLSFVHPVSGETLTFHADLPDDLLMLLDYLREDSETMR from the coding sequence ATGTCTCGTATTGTTGAAGCCACGCAGCGAGTACCCGCGACATTAGCTGGCGCGCGTTTAGACCAAGCCGCCGCTGAGTTGTTCAGCGATTATTCCCGCGAGCGTTTGAAAGCGTGGATCAACGCCGGTGAGCTCACCGTCGACGGCGCTAAAGTAAAACCGAAGGCCAAGCTTCACGGCCACGAAACATTAGCGCTAAAAGCGACTATTGAAGACGATACTCGTTTTGAGCCCCAAGATATTCCGCTTGATATCGTTTATGAAGACGACGCGGTGATAGTCATCAACAAGGCCGCGGGCATGGTGGTTCATCCCGCCGCGGGCAACCCTGATGGCACGTTGTTGAATGCGTTGCTCCATCATCATCCTGCCCTGGCAGAAGTGCCCCGGGCGGGCATAGTCCATCGCCTGGATAAAGACACCACTGGTCTAATGATGGTGGCGAAAACATTGCCCGCTCAAACGACGCTGGTTGAGCAGTTGCAGGCGCGCAGCGTTTCTCGTCAATATGATGCAGTGGTGATTGGCAAGCCCGTGTCGGGCAGCACTATCGATGCGCCCATTGGTCGACACCCAAAAGACCGCAAGCGCCAAGCGGTCACGGCTTCCGGAAAACCGGCAGTGACTCACTTTCGGGTAGTTGAGCGCTTTCGCGCGCATACCCATGTGCGTTGCCAGTTGGAAACCGGGCGTACCCATCAAATTCGCGTTCATATGGCTCATGCCCGCTACCCATTGATTGGCGATCCGCTCTATAGTGGCCGTGCTAAGCTGCCGCCGGGTGCTGCCGCGCCGTTAAAAGAGATTTTGCGTGAATTTCCGCGTCAGGCACTGCATGCTCGGAAGCTCAGCTTTGTGCATCCGGTGAGTGGTGAAACGCTTACTTTTCATGCTGACTTGCCCGATGATCTACTGATGTTGTTGGATTACCTGCGCGAAGATAGTGAGACCATGAGATGA
- the thiO gene encoding glycine oxidase ThiO: MSNFLIIGGGVIGMMTALQLADAGQQVTVVERGICGQESSWAGGGIVSPLYPWRYAPPISQLSRWSEGVYPTLSLRLLEETGIDPEYRQKGLLYLNVDDADTALGWARGLAKPLERVSAEFVRQKEPMVASAQESALWMPTLGSVRNPRLGQALRARLLAMPNVVLNEGCEVNSFITHDQQVLGVATAQGELRAERVVVCGGAWTAKLLESLTIRLPVRPVKGQMIAYQAPPGLVQRVVLKDGRYIIPRSDGLLLVGSTLEEAGFDKTTDSEALASLKRTAESIVPALSDQPVAYHWAGLRPGSPDGIPFIGALPGWSDVYVNAGHYRNGLVLAPASTHVLVDQLLGREPLIDPAPFQPTVDRLITDLA, translated from the coding sequence GTGAGCAATTTCTTAATTATTGGCGGTGGCGTGATCGGTATGATGACGGCACTGCAGCTAGCAGATGCTGGCCAGCAGGTTACTGTAGTGGAGCGCGGCATTTGCGGGCAGGAGTCTTCTTGGGCGGGTGGCGGCATTGTCTCGCCGCTTTACCCGTGGCGGTATGCGCCGCCAATCTCGCAGCTTTCGCGCTGGTCAGAGGGCGTGTATCCCACGCTGTCGCTACGCTTGTTGGAAGAAACCGGCATTGATCCTGAATATCGCCAAAAAGGGCTGCTCTATCTCAACGTTGACGATGCAGACACCGCGCTTGGTTGGGCGAGAGGTTTAGCCAAGCCGCTGGAGCGTGTTAGCGCTGAGTTTGTGCGTCAGAAGGAGCCCATGGTGGCATCCGCGCAGGAGAGTGCGTTGTGGATGCCGACACTTGGCAGTGTGCGCAACCCACGCCTTGGGCAGGCGTTGCGCGCTCGGCTGCTGGCAATGCCGAACGTTGTGCTTAATGAAGGCTGTGAGGTAAATAGTTTTATAACGCACGACCAACAGGTGTTGGGTGTTGCGACCGCGCAAGGGGAGCTGCGCGCTGAAAGGGTGGTGGTATGCGGTGGCGCCTGGACAGCCAAGCTGTTAGAAAGCTTAACGATTCGCCTGCCGGTACGCCCCGTCAAAGGCCAAATGATTGCTTATCAAGCGCCGCCAGGATTGGTGCAGCGCGTGGTATTGAAGGATGGTCGCTATATTATCCCGCGTAGTGATGGGTTGCTGTTGGTAGGCTCAACCTTAGAAGAAGCGGGTTTTGATAAAACGACCGATAGTGAAGCACTGGCGTCACTCAAACGGACCGCTGAAAGCATTGTGCCTGCGCTGTCAGATCAACCGGTTGCTTATCATTGGGCAGGGTTACGCCCAGGCTCGCCGGACGGTATTCCATTTATTGGGGCGCTGCCAGGGTGGTCTGATGTGTACGTCAATGCGGGCCATTACCGCAATGGGTTAGTGCTTGCACCGGCGTCTACCCATGTATTGGTTGATCAGCTATTAGGGCGTGAGCCACTTATCGACCCAGCACCCTTTCAGCCGACAGTAGATCGATTAATCACGGATTTGGCATAG